The following proteins come from a genomic window of Gottfriedia acidiceleris:
- a CDS encoding thiolase family protein: MRNAVIIDGARTAIGKMGGTLKDIDVDFLSEKVMREAIKRSKIQGADVEEVVWGHSKQTSDVPNLARLAALRAELPIEVPGYTVHRQCGSGLQAINNAAQQIICGLSDIVLAGGAESMSNAPFYLRKARYGYEAGNAELVDSNTESQPRSQPIEVYGHLTMGLTAENLADKYSISRQEQDHFSMESQQKAFDAIEAGKFKNEIVPYEIKMRKGNILFDSDEHPRLTSFEKLSGLKPIFKKGGTVTAGNSSGRNDGAAALVMMSEEEAKKRELAPRLRILSQAAVGVSPEIMGIGPVPATIKALKLAGLTMDDIDLIELNEAFAAQTIAVVKELKIDAKKLNVNGGAIALGHPIGGTGAILTIKIMNELERRGGRYGLITACIGGGQGIATIVENLRV; this comes from the coding sequence ATGAGGAATGCGGTTATTATAGACGGTGCCCGCACAGCAATCGGCAAAATGGGTGGGACACTTAAAGATATTGATGTAGATTTCCTATCAGAAAAAGTAATGCGGGAAGCAATTAAGAGAAGTAAAATCCAAGGAGCAGATGTTGAAGAGGTAGTTTGGGGGCACTCTAAACAAACTTCTGATGTCCCTAATCTTGCTCGACTAGCCGCACTTAGAGCGGAACTTCCTATTGAAGTTCCTGGATATACGGTTCACCGTCAATGCGGATCAGGTCTCCAAGCAATCAATAACGCAGCCCAGCAAATAATCTGCGGACTTTCAGACATCGTTTTGGCGGGCGGAGCAGAGAGTATGAGTAATGCTCCGTTTTATTTAAGAAAAGCCCGTTATGGATACGAGGCTGGTAATGCGGAACTTGTGGATTCCAATACGGAAAGCCAGCCTAGGTCACAGCCAATTGAAGTTTATGGGCATTTGACGATGGGATTAACTGCTGAAAATCTTGCAGACAAATATAGTATTAGTCGGCAGGAGCAGGATCACTTTTCAATGGAGAGTCAGCAAAAGGCTTTTGATGCGATTGAGGCTGGGAAATTTAAAAATGAGATTGTTCCATATGAAATTAAAATGAGAAAAGGGAATATTCTTTTTGATTCAGACGAACATCCTCGATTAACTAGTTTTGAAAAACTTTCTGGATTAAAGCCCATTTTCAAAAAGGGAGGCACGGTTACAGCAGGTAACTCGAGCGGGAGAAATGATGGTGCAGCCGCACTAGTCATGATGTCGGAAGAAGAAGCAAAAAAGCGAGAGCTAGCACCGCGTCTCCGCATCTTATCTCAAGCAGCAGTGGGTGTGTCACCAGAGATTATGGGAATTGGTCCTGTTCCAGCAACAATTAAAGCACTTAAGCTTGCAGGATTGACCATGGATGATATCGACTTAATTGAATTGAACGAGGCTTTTGCCGCGCAAACAATAGCAGTTGTAAAAGAGTTGAAAATCGATGCTAAAAAATTAAATGTGAATGGTGGAGCGATTGCATTAGGACACCCAATTGGTGGTACGGGAGCTATTTTAACAATAAAAATAATGAACGAACTTGAGCGACGAGGTGGACGCTACGGATTAATTACTGCTTGTATTGGTGGTGGTCAAGGAATTGCCACAATTGTTGAAAATTTAAGGGTGTAA
- a CDS encoding LysR family transcriptional regulator, producing MRIEQFLYITEIAKTGSIATTAQRLYVSSPSISLAISSLEEELGVKIFERSRTGLEPTETGKKLIIKAQKILNNIEELRQESQVNASQITGSLTISADPAISRSLIPKTFAEVKAKFPGINPEIKDASSSQVRKDVLNGDADIGLICYPSGLREENQLLITTHIIDNPWLLCFRKDSELASKDNLTIEDIQQYPLAANLSDFDRRKFHSMVFRENSNLNFNVLVQSQQTETKKHFISQGLAIGFESSLSIKSDPFYQSEDIIVKPVLGINNNFSYYCIRLKSKFFSAAAKEFLKELKLQAENFKD from the coding sequence TTGCGAATCGAACAATTTTTATACATTACTGAAATAGCGAAAACTGGCTCTATAGCGACAACTGCTCAAAGACTTTACGTATCTTCACCAAGTATAAGCCTTGCAATCAGCAGCTTAGAGGAAGAACTTGGCGTGAAAATATTTGAACGTTCCAGAACAGGATTAGAGCCCACTGAAACTGGAAAAAAACTAATAATTAAAGCACAGAAGATTTTAAATAATATAGAGGAATTAAGACAAGAATCACAGGTTAATGCTTCTCAAATTACAGGTTCTCTAACTATCTCTGCTGACCCTGCCATTAGCAGGAGCCTGATCCCTAAAACATTTGCTGAAGTTAAAGCAAAATTTCCAGGAATAAATCCCGAAATTAAAGATGCATCTTCCTCACAAGTACGAAAAGACGTTTTGAATGGTGATGCGGATATAGGTTTAATCTGTTATCCTTCCGGTCTACGAGAAGAAAATCAACTCTTAATTACAACACATATTATTGATAATCCATGGTTGCTTTGTTTTAGAAAAGATTCTGAATTAGCAAGTAAAGACAATCTTACAATAGAGGATATACAGCAATACCCATTAGCGGCAAATTTAAGTGATTTTGATAGAAGAAAGTTTCACTCTATGGTATTCAGAGAAAATAGCAATCTTAACTTTAATGTTTTGGTTCAATCACAACAAACTGAAACAAAAAAGCATTTTATTTCACAGGGATTGGCAATTGGATTCGAAAGTTCACTATCAATTAAATCCGATCCCTTTTATCAAAGTGAAGATATTATCGTAAAGCCTGTATTAGGAATAAATAATAACTTTTCTTATTATTGTATTCGATTAAAAAGTAAATTTTTTTCTGCTGCAGCTAAAGAATTTTTGAAAGAACTTAAACTTCAGGCTGAAAATTTCAAAGACTAA
- a CDS encoding SDR family NAD(P)-dependent oxidoreductase, whose protein sequence is MVQLLENQVAIVTGSGAGIGKETALLFAKHGARVMVADLDEKLAAETVDEIKKIGSDAATICGNLLDPDFPKQIVEATISTFGKLDILVNNAGYCLDGLLHKMTDKQFQEILEIHLVAPFRLIRAASPYMREVAKQEIEQGIVQHRKIINVSSVSGQRGNMGQANYSSAKAGVIGLSKVVAQEWGQFNINSNAVAFGFIDTRLTRPKEEGTVINGEVVGIPEKVRNLKISKIPQKRIGDASEAASGILFLASPLSNYVNGQVLSVNGGSYT, encoded by the coding sequence ATGGTTCAATTATTAGAAAATCAAGTAGCAATCGTTACAGGATCTGGGGCTGGAATTGGAAAAGAAACTGCACTATTGTTTGCAAAACATGGTGCACGCGTAATGGTTGCTGATTTAGATGAAAAGCTTGCGGCCGAAACGGTAGATGAAATCAAAAAAATAGGAAGCGATGCTGCAACGATATGTGGAAATCTTTTAGACCCTGATTTTCCAAAGCAAATTGTGGAAGCTACTATATCGACATTCGGTAAGTTAGATATCCTAGTGAATAATGCTGGATATTGTCTAGATGGTTTACTTCATAAGATGACAGACAAACAGTTTCAAGAAATTTTGGAGATTCATCTAGTCGCTCCATTCCGTCTTATTCGCGCGGCATCTCCATATATGCGTGAGGTTGCAAAGCAAGAGATTGAACAAGGAATCGTTCAACACCGAAAAATTATTAATGTTTCCTCTGTATCAGGACAAAGAGGGAATATGGGGCAAGCCAACTATTCCTCTGCTAAAGCAGGTGTCATTGGACTTTCAAAGGTTGTTGCGCAGGAATGGGGACAATTTAATATTAACAGTAACGCTGTAGCATTTGGTTTCATCGATACACGTCTAACACGCCCAAAAGAAGAAGGAACTGTCATCAATGGTGAAGTTGTAGGTATTCCTGAAAAAGTTCGTAATTTGAAGATTAGCAAAATTCCACAAAAACGAATCGGAGATGCAAGTGAAGCTGCTTCAGGAATTTTATTCTTAGCATCGCCGCTATCAAACTATGTAAATGGACAAGTACTAAGTGTAAATGGTGGTTCCTATACTTGA
- a CDS encoding citryl-CoA lyase, with the protein MKFQTKVGMSKPEAIYVHGYNLTEDLIGNITLVDMAFIGATHRLPTFEESKMLNACMVAVCEHGFTPSSISARLTYLGAPEAVQAAVAAGLLGAGSVYLGAMENTAQMLQEGWEKYGDNQDVESIAASIIEERKVRKLQVAGFGHPIHKPVDPRTKKLFALAKELGLTGKHIALMKEVHRQMSKEKGRQMTLNAAGAIGAILSDMNLHFSVVKSFAVASRAVGLIAHIVEEIEVGRKDSMAQKLYDYIEENTLYTNNTDAMK; encoded by the coding sequence ATGAAATTTCAAACAAAAGTCGGGATGTCTAAACCTGAAGCAATCTATGTACATGGTTATAATTTGACGGAAGATTTAATAGGAAATATCACATTGGTTGATATGGCGTTTATAGGTGCAACGCATCGACTGCCTACCTTTGAGGAATCTAAAATGCTCAATGCATGCATGGTTGCAGTTTGTGAACATGGTTTTACTCCTAGTTCCATTTCTGCTCGTCTTACCTATTTAGGAGCCCCTGAAGCTGTACAAGCCGCAGTTGCAGCAGGTCTTTTGGGAGCAGGTTCCGTTTACCTTGGAGCAATGGAAAATACGGCGCAAATGCTCCAAGAAGGGTGGGAAAAGTACGGAGATAATCAAGATGTTGAAAGCATTGCTGCAAGTATTATCGAAGAACGGAAAGTAAGAAAATTACAAGTGGCGGGATTTGGACATCCCATCCATAAGCCAGTAGATCCACGTACAAAAAAGTTATTTGCACTAGCAAAAGAGTTAGGTTTAACCGGAAAACATATCGCATTAATGAAAGAAGTTCATCGACAAATGAGTAAAGAAAAAGGAAGACAAATGACTTTAAATGCAGCGGGAGCAATCGGTGCAATTCTATCGGATATGAATTTACACTTTAGCGTTGTAAAATCTTTTGCAGTAGCATCTCGAGCAGTCGGATTAATTGCCCATATTGTAGAAGAAATAGAAGTAGGCCGAAAAGATAGTATGGCTCAAAAACTTTATGATTATATTGAAGAAAACACGCTATATACAAATAACACCGATGCTATGAAATAA
- a CDS encoding 3-hydroxyacyl-CoA dehydrogenase has product MEKMAVIGSGVMGRGISYASALGGFRVSLNDVSQENLNKAKLYIETEMKKSVEKGILSREQVARALQRIEYTTDLEVAAGDADIVIEAVFELMELKVEIFKKLDKICPEYTILATNTSTMSPTEIAAQTLRPEKCIAMHFFNPVHKMKLIEIIRGLETSDETMAKVKEISQKLGKEIVEVNEFPGFVTSRMNCLIGNEAMNLLMEGVASACDIDRAMKLGLNHPMGPLELADLVGLDTRLRNMEYLYKNLGEKYRPCPLLIKYVKAGRLGRKSGQGFYKYNS; this is encoded by the coding sequence ATGGAGAAAATGGCAGTAATAGGATCTGGTGTTATGGGGAGAGGTATATCTTATGCATCTGCACTTGGGGGCTTTCGAGTAAGCTTAAATGATGTCAGCCAAGAAAATTTGAATAAAGCCAAATTATATATTGAGACTGAAATGAAGAAGAGTGTAGAAAAAGGGATTCTGAGTAGAGAACAGGTTGCTAGAGCATTACAAAGAATTGAATATACTACAGATTTAGAAGTTGCTGCCGGAGATGCTGATATTGTAATTGAAGCCGTCTTTGAATTAATGGAGTTGAAAGTAGAAATCTTTAAAAAATTAGACAAGATATGTCCGGAGTATACGATTCTTGCGACTAATACATCAACAATGAGCCCGACAGAAATAGCGGCACAAACTTTAAGACCTGAAAAATGCATTGCAATGCATTTTTTTAATCCAGTTCATAAAATGAAGTTGATTGAAATTATCAGAGGGCTTGAGACCTCTGATGAGACGATGGCAAAAGTAAAGGAAATAAGTCAAAAATTAGGCAAGGAAATAGTTGAAGTGAATGAATTCCCGGGATTTGTTACAAGTCGGATGAACTGTTTAATAGGAAATGAGGCTATGAATCTACTAATGGAGGGGGTAGCCTCTGCCTGTGACATTGATCGTGCCATGAAGCTTGGACTTAATCATCCAATGGGTCCGTTAGAACTTGCTGACTTGGTTGGACTCGATACCAGACTTCGAAATATGGAATACCTTTACAAAAATTTAGGAGAAAAATACCGACCATGTCCATTGTTAATCAAATACGTGAAAGCGGGACGTTTAGGCCGAAAGTCTGGACAGGGATTTTATAAATATAATAGTTAA
- a CDS encoding SDR family NAD(P)-dependent oxidoreductase, which produces MKLQGKVAIVTGSGKGIGKEIVQKFVKEGAFITVTDLNKQTCEETANEIIQSGGKAISVAGDVSKAEDARNIVEKTMEAYGKVDILVNNAGILKDVLIKDMEEDDWDKVIDVCLKGAFLCSKYVSKYMMEQNYGKIINISSRAYLGNPGQSNYSSAKAGIVGLTRSLAKELGKFNINVNAVAPGLIETDALRSHPKYEKIKELQKKDTPIKRIGLPEDVANAVLFFSSEDSAYITGDILHVSGGRFG; this is translated from the coding sequence ATGAAATTACAAGGTAAGGTTGCTATTGTAACTGGTTCCGGCAAAGGGATTGGCAAGGAAATTGTACAAAAATTTGTAAAAGAAGGAGCATTCATAACTGTAACTGATTTGAATAAGCAAACATGTGAGGAGACAGCTAATGAGATCATTCAAAGTGGTGGGAAGGCTATCTCAGTGGCAGGAGATGTATCTAAAGCAGAGGATGCTAGAAATATAGTTGAAAAGACAATGGAAGCTTATGGTAAGGTTGATATCCTTGTGAACAATGCAGGAATTCTTAAAGATGTATTAATTAAAGACATGGAAGAAGATGACTGGGATAAAGTGATCGATGTTTGCCTAAAAGGTGCTTTTCTGTGCTCAAAATATGTTTCAAAATATATGATGGAACAAAATTACGGCAAAATTATTAATATTTCATCGAGAGCTTATCTAGGAAATCCGGGTCAATCTAACTACTCCTCTGCAAAAGCAGGAATTGTCGGCTTGACACGCTCTTTAGCGAAAGAACTAGGAAAATTCAATATAAATGTAAATGCAGTTGCACCTGGTTTAATTGAGACAGATGCGCTAAGAAGTCATCCAAAATATGAAAAAATTAAAGAACTTCAAAAGAAAGATACACCAATTAAGAGAATTGGATTACCTGAGGATGTAGCGAACGCTGTTTTGTTTTTCTCCTCCGAGGATTCAGCATATATTACTGGAGATATTCTACACGTTTCTGGAGGGAGGTTTGGATAA
- a CDS encoding acyl-CoA dehydrogenase family protein: MSNSTTSSKQLPFDLFKRKRPFFTHEHEMFRISLQKFLEKEAVPYIEKWEENQCTPKEFYEKLGAQGFLCPQIKSEYGGLELDFGFNVILAEELFRVGAGTLASTSSSIIVPYLETYGTEEQKQKYLPKFVSGEITTAIAMTEPGIGSDLANLSTTAVKNGDHYIVNGQKTFISNGLNAGLFFVAVKTDLKANPARKGISILLVDEETPGFSRGRQLKKLGQKTADVVELIFEDARVPVANLLGEEGQGFYYLMDRLQQERLIIACSALAVAEEMLKSTISYVKERQAFGKTISSFQNTQFQIAEMATELTMAQTFLDDLISKHIQGENIVTQISMAKWYITDMARRMSSRCLQLYGGYGYMEEYPIARRYRDVAVLPIYGGTTEIMKNIIAKNLGL; encoded by the coding sequence ATGTCAAATTCAACTACTTCATCTAAACAATTACCATTCGATTTATTTAAAAGAAAAAGACCTTTTTTTACTCATGAACATGAGATGTTTAGAATATCATTGCAAAAATTTCTTGAAAAAGAAGCAGTTCCTTATATTGAGAAATGGGAAGAAAATCAATGTACGCCTAAGGAATTTTATGAAAAACTAGGTGCTCAAGGATTTCTTTGTCCACAAATTAAATCCGAATATGGGGGGCTCGAACTCGATTTTGGCTTTAATGTGATATTGGCTGAAGAGTTATTCCGTGTAGGAGCTGGAACTTTAGCAAGTACAAGTAGTTCTATTATTGTACCTTATTTAGAAACATACGGTACGGAAGAACAAAAGCAAAAATACTTACCGAAATTTGTAAGTGGAGAAATTACAACAGCCATTGCCATGACTGAACCAGGGATTGGCTCTGACTTAGCCAACTTGAGTACAACAGCGGTTAAAAATGGTGATCATTATATAGTAAATGGACAAAAAACCTTTATATCTAATGGGCTTAATGCAGGATTATTCTTTGTTGCAGTTAAAACTGATTTGAAAGCGAATCCAGCAAGAAAAGGAATTAGTATCCTCTTGGTAGATGAGGAAACACCAGGATTTTCACGTGGACGTCAGTTAAAGAAATTAGGTCAAAAAACTGCAGATGTAGTTGAACTAATATTTGAGGATGCGCGGGTTCCTGTTGCAAACTTACTTGGTGAGGAAGGTCAAGGCTTCTATTATCTAATGGATAGATTGCAACAAGAACGACTCATAATTGCTTGCAGTGCATTAGCAGTAGCGGAGGAAATGCTTAAATCAACCATTAGCTATGTAAAAGAGAGACAAGCATTTGGAAAAACGATTAGTTCCTTTCAGAATACACAGTTCCAAATTGCAGAGATGGCAACTGAATTGACAATGGCTCAAACTTTCCTTGACGATTTAATAAGTAAGCACATACAAGGGGAAAATATCGTTACACAAATCTCTATGGCGAAGTGGTACATTACCGATATGGCAAGGAGAATGTCTTCTCGATGTTTACAACTTTACGGTGGTTACGGTTATATGGAAGAATATCCAATTGCCCGTCGTTATCGAGATGTGGCGGTTTTACCGATTTATGGTGGAACAACGGAAATTATGAAAAATATCATTGCTAAAAATCTTGGATTATAA
- a CDS encoding acyl-CoA dehydrogenase family protein has protein sequence MFRISLQKFLEKEAVPYIEKWDEESYTPREFYEKLGAQGFLCPQVAPEYGGLGLDFGFNMVLAEELNRIGVGTIASLSSSIVVPYLERYGTEYQKKKYLPKCVSGEITAAIAMTEPGIGSDLAKLSTTAVRVGDHYIVNGEKTFISNGQNAGLYFVAVKTDTKANPARKGISILLVDENTPGFSRGKKLKKLGQHSADTSELIFEDARVPIANLLGEEGQGFYYMMDKLQQERLIVSIGAIAVAEEMLKSTMAYVKERQAFGKPISSFQNTQFEIAEMATELTMAQTFIDNLTTKHLKGENIVTETSMAKWFITEMARNMSVRCLQLYGGYGYMEEYPIARRYRDVAVMPVYAGTTEIMKNIIAKNLGL, from the coding sequence ATGTTTAGAATTTCTTTGCAAAAATTCCTTGAGAAAGAGGCAGTTCCATATATAGAGAAATGGGATGAAGAAAGTTATACTCCAAGAGAATTTTACGAAAAGTTAGGAGCACAAGGATTTCTTTGTCCGCAAGTTGCTCCTGAATATGGTGGTTTAGGACTTGATTTTGGATTTAATATGGTTCTAGCTGAAGAGCTAAATCGCATTGGTGTCGGTACAATTGCGAGTTTAAGTAGTTCAATAGTTGTCCCTTATTTAGAACGATATGGAACAGAATATCAAAAGAAAAAATATTTACCAAAATGTGTAAGTGGGGAAATCACAGCAGCAATTGCTATGACTGAACCAGGAATTGGTTCTGACTTGGCAAAATTGAGCACAACTGCGGTAAGAGTTGGTGATCATTATATTGTGAATGGAGAGAAAACCTTCATTTCGAATGGCCAAAATGCAGGATTGTACTTTGTAGCAGTGAAAACAGATACAAAGGCGAACCCTGCTAGAAAAGGTATTAGTATCCTATTGGTTGATGAAAATACTCCTGGATTTTCACGTGGGAAAAAGTTGAAAAAACTAGGTCAACATTCTGCAGATACGAGTGAACTAATTTTCGAAGACGCTCGAGTACCTATAGCTAATTTACTTGGGGAAGAAGGACAAGGCTTCTATTATATGATGGATAAATTGCAGCAGGAACGCCTTATCGTATCAATTGGTGCAATAGCTGTAGCTGAAGAAATGCTTAAGTCAACAATGGCTTATGTAAAAGAAAGGCAGGCCTTTGGAAAGCCAATCAGTTCATTTCAAAACACACAGTTTGAGATTGCAGAAATGGCAACAGAATTAACAATGGCGCAAACCTTCATTGATAATTTAACTACCAAACATTTAAAAGGTGAAAATATCGTCACGGAGACTTCGATGGCTAAATGGTTTATAACCGAAATGGCAAGAAACATGTCTGTACGTTGTCTACAGCTTTATGGTGGGTACGGTTATATGGAAGAATACCCAATTGCCCGTCGTTATCGAGATGTTGCGGTCATGCCGGTTTATGCAGGTACAACGGAAATAATGAAAAATATTATTGCTAAAAATCTTGGATTATGA
- a CDS encoding acyl-CoA dehydrogenase family protein, with product MDFTLPEDIQLLKKAVHNFVQGEVEKVAMEIEEKDKIPGHILASSKEMGLFGLSIPEEYGGLGLNMVGKCAIYEELGKTHNGYTTLIGAHTGIGSVGIVELGTEEQKKKYLPNMASGEWIGAFALTEPSAGSNAANLKTKAEKKGDKYILNGSKHYITNAVEGHIFTVMAVTDPSKGAKGITSFIVEKDFPGFYVGSVEKKMGLRGSHSAELFFENCEVPAENVLGEEGQGYINALKILANGRAGLAARNLGSCEKLLELSMDYATQRIQFKKSIFEQQAIQHMLADMAMEIELLRSMTYRVAWMTDQGMRVVKEAAMAKLYGSEVYNRVADLAVQIHAGIGYMKDYPIERFYRDARITKIYEGTSQIQKNIIAGELKREYL from the coding sequence ATGGATTTTACATTACCTGAAGATATTCAACTTTTAAAGAAAGCAGTACATAATTTTGTTCAAGGTGAAGTTGAAAAGGTTGCAATGGAAATAGAGGAAAAAGATAAAATTCCTGGCCATATTTTAGCTTCATCAAAAGAAATGGGTTTATTCGGTTTAAGTATTCCTGAAGAGTATGGCGGCCTTGGTCTTAATATGGTAGGGAAATGTGCGATTTATGAAGAACTTGGGAAAACCCATAATGGCTATACAACTTTAATTGGTGCACATACAGGAATTGGATCGGTTGGAATTGTGGAGCTTGGAACAGAGGAACAAAAAAAGAAATATTTACCAAATATGGCAAGTGGTGAATGGATTGGCGCCTTTGCTTTAACAGAACCAAGCGCGGGGTCCAATGCTGCTAATTTAAAAACAAAGGCCGAAAAAAAGGGAGACAAATATATTTTAAATGGTTCAAAGCACTATATAACCAATGCGGTTGAAGGTCATATTTTTACGGTTATGGCGGTTACTGATCCAAGTAAAGGGGCAAAAGGAATAACTTCGTTTATTGTGGAAAAAGATTTTCCTGGATTTTATGTCGGTTCTGTTGAGAAAAAAATGGGTCTACGTGGCTCGCATTCAGCTGAACTTTTCTTCGAAAATTGTGAGGTCCCTGCAGAAAATGTCCTTGGAGAGGAAGGACAAGGGTATATTAATGCATTGAAAATCTTGGCGAACGGGCGTGCAGGACTAGCGGCTAGAAACTTGGGGTCTTGTGAGAAACTACTCGAGTTAAGTATGGATTATGCAACTCAGAGGATCCAGTTTAAAAAGTCCATCTTTGAACAACAAGCTATTCAGCATATGTTAGCAGATATGGCAATGGAAATAGAGCTTCTAAGGTCGATGACTTATCGAGTTGCATGGATGACAGACCAAGGCATGCGTGTCGTAAAAGAGGCGGCTATGGCTAAGCTTTACGGGTCAGAAGTATATAATCGGGTGGCAGATTTGGCTGTCCAAATTCATGCGGGAATTGGTTATATGAAAGACTATCCAATTGAAAGATTCTATCGGGATGCACGTATTACAAAAATATATGAAGGAACAAGCCAAATACAGAAAAACATCATTGCGGGTGAACTAAAGCGTGAGTATTTATAA